The sequence ATCTTTTCCCCTAACCCCCAATGGTAAAATCGATCGCCAAGCATTACCTCATCCCGATTCTGGTTTAAACTCACCAACCAAGACACTTACTAAAGCATCCACGGAAATTGAACAACAACTCGCTCAAATTTGGAGTGAATTACTAGGTATCGAAGAGATTGGTATACATGATAACTTTTTTGAGTTGGGGGGAGATTCGATTTTAGCGATACAGGCGATCGCCAAAGCAAACCAAATCGGCTTAAAAATAACCCCTAAACTACTATTCAAATATCAAACCATCGCTCTTATAGCTAGCATCGCCGAAACTTCATCCATCCAAGCGGAACAAGGTATAGTTACAGGTTATGTTCCCCTCACTCCCATACAACACTGGTTTTTCAATCAAAATCTCATCGCTCCTCATCACTGGAATCAATCAATCTTACTAGAAGTCCGGGAAAAACTAGACCCCACTCTGCTAAAACAAGCAACGCAAAAATTAATAGAACATCATGACGCGTTGCGATTACGTTTTGAACAAACGGAACACCGATGGCAACAAAATATAGCTAATATCGGTCAAGAAATACCTTTTATTTACCAAGAATCTTCAGAAATAGAAGCCACAGCTAATCAATTACAAGCCAGTTTTAATCTTCAGGTCGAACCTCTAATTCGCCTTGCTTACTTTAACCTTGGCGAAGGTCGTAGCGATCGCTTATTACTAATCATTCATCATTTGATTATAGACGGTATTTCTTGGCGCATTCTTCTAGAAGATATTCAAACTATCTACAATCAACTCCATCAGCAACAATTAGTACAACTCCCACCTAAAACTACCTCATTCAAAGAGTGGTCAGAACGCCAATATATCCCATCAGATTTAGATTACTGGTTAAATGAATCTTATTTACAAGCTTCTCCCCTTCCTCAAGATTTTCCTGGGGGAAAAAATACAATGTCTGAAGCGAAAACAATCTCAGTTTCTTTAACTAAAACAGAAACCCAGCAACTGCTTCAAGAAGTTCCCATCGCTTATCATACTCAAATCAACGATATTTTACTAACCGCTCTAGTTAAAACTTTTGCACAATGGACAGGAAAACCACAACTTTTATTAGAGTTAGAAAAACACGGGAGGGAAGATATCTTTAATGATCTAGATATATCTCGTACTGTGGGATGGTTTACGACCCTATTTCCCCTATTATTAAGTTTAGAAAATATAGATGGTTTAGGAGCAGCGATTAAATCGATTAAAGAACAATTAAGACAAATTCCCCAGCAAGGATTCTCTTATGGAATGCTACGTTATCGCGGCGATCAATCCACTCAAAAGAAATTACAAGCATTGCCTCAACCAGAAATACGTTTTAATTATTTGGGACAATCTGATCAATCATTTGGTGAGTCTTCTCTGTTTTCACTAGCTCCTGAATCAACCGGTATTTCTCGAAGTCCTAGAAATCAGCGCGATATTCTCATTGAAATTAACGGAATCGTCACCAAAGGACAATTACAACTCAATTGGACATACAGTCAAGACATTTATCATCAGACAGCGATCGCTAATTTAGCACAGAATTATCTAATTATCTTACGTGAATTAATCGCTCATTGTATATCAATTGAAGTAAGTAGCTACACACCTTCTGATTTTGCTCAGATGGACTTTAATCAAACCGAATTGGATGAACTTTTAAACGAACTATGAACAAAGCCAACCCGATTGAAGATATCTACCCTCTTTCTCCCATGCAAATGGGAATCCTTTTTCATACTCTTTTGAATCCTGATGTGGGGATTTATATTCCTCAGATTTGTCTAACTTTAGAAGGACATTTAGACTCTTACCTACTTAAACAAGCTTGGGAAAAAGTCTTAATCAGACATGGCGTTTTACGCACAGCTTTTAATTGGGAAAAGCGAGATAAACCATTTCAAATTGTCTATCGACAAGTAAATTTACCCTGGTTTGAAAGCGATTGGCGCAACCATTCAACCTCTGAACAAAAACAATTACTAGCAGAATTTTTAGAACAAGATCGTAAACAAAACTTTGATTTAAAAAAGCCTCCACTCATCCGCTTAAACTTAATGCGACTATCTGAAGAACATTATTATCTAATTTGGACTCTTCATCATGTTATTTTAGATGGTTGGTCTTCAGGATTAGTAATTAAAGATGTTTTCTCCCTTTACCAAAACCAAAATTTATCTCAGACTCGTCCCTATGGAGAATATATCGCTTGGTTGAATCAACAGGATCAAAACGCAGCCCAACAATTTTGGCAAAATAAACTAAAAGACTTTACCACTCCCCTCAATTTAAAGATTGACCGTCATTCTCAGACAACAGGGTGCGATGAACAACAAATCTCTTTATCTCCAACGACCTTTCAATCCTTTATCAAAAAACATCAAATAACTTTAAATACCCTAATCCAGGGAGTTTTCGCTATCTTACTCAGTCATTATTGCGGTGAAGAAGATATAGTATTTGGGACAACTGTTGCAGGTCGCCCACCCGCTTTAATGCGTGTCGAATCCATGGTAGGATTGTTTATTAATACTCTACCCGTTCGCATTCAAGTTCCCTATCAAGCGTCGTTGATTCCCTGGTTAAAAAACATACAAACTCAACAAATAGAAGCTTTACAGTATGAATATAGCTCATTACTCCATATTCACTCACTGAGTAATGTCCCTACGGGTTTACCTTTATTTGAAAGTATTTTAGTCTTTGAAAATTATCCAGTTGACCTGTCATTTACTCATCAAAATCAAGATTTAATAGTGCGTGGTGTGGATTTTGTAGAATGGACGAGCTTTCCTCTGACGGTTTTAATCAGCAGTGGTGCGCAACTGTCAATTAAAATCAAATATCAACGCGATTACTTTTCAGGGGAAATCATCACGCGGATGTTAACCCATTTTCAAACTTTATTAGAAGCAATAATTATCAATCCTGAACAAAGTTTAGGACAAATACCCCTACTGACTAAGTCTGAACAAGAACAGCTAATATTTACATGGAATGATACCCAAAAAGATTATCCACGCGATCAATGTTTACACGAGGGATTTGAACAACAAGTAGAGAAAACGCCCGATACAATAGCCGTAATTTTTGAAGACCAACAATTAACTTATTTAGAGTTAAATAGTAAAGCGAATCAACTCGCCCATTACCTACAAACTTTAGGGGTAAAACCAGGTATCTTTGTGGGTATTTGTGTAGAACGTTCTCTAGAAATGATTATAGGAATTTTAGGAATTCTTAAAGCAGGTGGTGCTTATGTACCAATTGATTCTACCTATCCCCTTGAGCGACAATCTTTCATGTTGACGGACGCTCAAATATCTATCTTATTAACTCAATCGCATATATCTTTAGTTCATCCTCTGCAAAAGATTCTCTTAGATGATGATTGGGGACTTATATCTCAATATCCCTCTTTTAATACTGTTAGTGAAATAACCAGTGAAGCTGATGTTTATGTCATTTATACCTCTGGTTCAACCGGAAAGCCCAAAGGAGTTATTAACACCCATAGAGCTTTAATGAATCGTTTAGTTTGGATGCAAAATACCTATCAACTAACTGCTGATGATAAAGTTCTGCAAAAAACATCGATTAGTTTTGATGTGTCCGTTTGGGAAATTTTCTGGCCCTTACTAGAGGGTGTGTGTCTGGTTTTAGCTAAACCTGAAGGACAAAAAGATACTAGTTATTTAGTTCAGTTAATCATCGAACAACAAATTACGACTTTACATTTTGTTCCATCAATGT is a genomic window of Gloeocapsa sp. PCC 73106 containing:
- a CDS encoding non-ribosomal peptide synthetase, giving the protein MNKANPIEDIYPLSPMQMGILFHTLLNPDVGIYIPQICLTLEGHLDSYLLKQAWEKVLIRHGVLRTAFNWEKRDKPFQIVYRQVNLPWFESDWRNHSTSEQKQLLAEFLEQDRKQNFDLKKPPLIRLNLMRLSEEHYYLIWTLHHVILDGWSSGLVIKDVFSLYQNQNLSQTRPYGEYIAWLNQQDQNAAQQFWQNKLKDFTTPLNLKIDRHSQTTGCDEQQISLSPTTFQSFIKKHQITLNTLIQGVFAILLSHYCGEEDIVFGTTVAGRPPALMRVESMVGLFINTLPVRIQVPYQASLIPWLKNIQTQQIEALQYEYSSLLHIHSLSNVPTGLPLFESILVFENYPVDLSFTHQNQDLIVRGVDFVEWTSFPLTVLISSGAQLSIKIKYQRDYFSGEIITRMLTHFQTLLEAIIINPEQSLGQIPLLTKSEQEQLIFTWNDTQKDYPRDQCLHEGFEQQVEKTPDTIAVIFEDQQLTYLELNSKANQLAHYLQTLGVKPGIFVGICVERSLEMIIGILGILKAGGAYVPIDSTYPLERQSFMLTDAQISILLTQSHISLVHPLQKILLDDDWGLISQYPSFNTVSEITSEADVYVIYTSGSTGKPKGVINTHRALMNRLVWMQNTYQLTADDKVLQKTSISFDVSVWEIFWPLLEGVCLVLAKPEGQKDTSYLVQLIIEQQITTLHFVPSMLRVFLEESKVKDCHSIKRVICSGEALNPELQQDFFQYLNAELHNLYGPTEAAIDVTYWSCLPTASITLIGRPIANTQIYLLDKHAQLVPIGVPGELHIGGDGLAIGYLNRPDLTAEKFIPNPYLAGSRLYKTGDLARYLANGMIEYLGRVDYQVKIRGFRIELGEIEAILTQYPSVKEAVVMVQNQYLVAYVIGEQEAIFLPELRHFLTEKLPQYMIPTTFIILEKFPLSVNGKRDRKALPKASYSRTEYVAPRNPTEEKIAAIWQEVLKIEQIDIYDNFFEIGGNSLSAIRVNSRLCQTFDLELPLRTLFEKTTIATLAERIEVMHMTFINLQ